Proteins from a single region of Pseudarthrobacter sp. NIBRBAC000502772:
- a CDS encoding tripartite tricarboxylate transporter TctB family protein, whose product MSSSPTLASRLKGRSELGVALLLGAAGALVIWDATRVATTYSQSDPVGPKTLPFIVGGLLLVCAVMLAVNVLRGGKGEAEGGEDVDLSHPADWKTVLPLAGAFIANILLIDWAGWVISGTILFWGSVWALGGRNYIRDGLISVAMSLLTFYGFYLGLGINLPAGLLEGIL is encoded by the coding sequence GTGAGCTCCTCACCAACTTTGGCCTCACGGCTCAAAGGCCGCTCCGAGCTGGGGGTTGCCCTCCTGCTCGGGGCGGCCGGGGCCCTGGTCATCTGGGACGCAACGCGCGTCGCTACCACCTACTCCCAGTCTGATCCCGTAGGACCTAAGACCTTGCCGTTCATCGTGGGCGGCCTGCTGCTGGTCTGCGCCGTGATGCTGGCCGTCAACGTACTCCGCGGTGGCAAAGGCGAGGCGGAAGGCGGCGAGGACGTGGACCTTTCCCACCCCGCCGACTGGAAGACGGTCCTGCCGCTGGCAGGCGCCTTCATCGCGAACATCCTGCTGATCGACTGGGCCGGCTGGGTCATCTCCGGCACCATCCTGTTCTGGGGCAGCGTCTGGGCACTGGGCGGCCGGAACTACATCCGCGACGGACTCATCTCGGTGGCAATGTCCCTCCTGACCTTTTACGGTTTCTACCTTGGCCTTGGCATTAACCTGCCCGCCGGCCTCCTGGAAGGGATTCTCTGA
- a CDS encoding NAD(P)-dependent alcohol dehydrogenase has product MKAIVQDVYGNADVLQLRDIPLPVPGDREVLIRVRAAGVDQGVWHLMAGRPYLLRLFGFGLKKPKFPVRGREVAGVVEAVGAGVTRFQLGDEVFGTCEGSFAEFVCAREGRVATKPANLTFEEAAVAPISGVTALQAVRDAGQVTTGQKVLIIGAGGGVGSFAVQVAKAFGAEVTGVCSTGKVELVRSLGADHVIDYTRDDFARAGQYYDVILDTAGNRPLAVLRRVLTPRGTLVIVGGEGGGNLTGGFERSMGAPLVSLFSGQKFKGLVSTENYRDLEALTMLIEAGSVKPAVDKVYALVEAPAAVEYMHEGRVRGKVVVSI; this is encoded by the coding sequence ATGAAAGCTATCGTGCAGGACGTTTACGGGAATGCCGACGTGCTCCAACTAAGGGATATCCCTCTGCCGGTGCCGGGTGATCGGGAAGTGCTGATCAGGGTCCGCGCGGCCGGCGTCGACCAGGGTGTGTGGCACCTTATGGCCGGGCGGCCGTACCTGCTCCGCCTCTTCGGCTTCGGGCTGAAGAAGCCCAAGTTTCCGGTCCGCGGCCGTGAGGTTGCCGGCGTCGTGGAGGCCGTGGGGGCTGGCGTTACACGCTTCCAGCTTGGCGACGAAGTGTTCGGCACATGCGAGGGGTCCTTCGCGGAATTTGTCTGCGCCAGGGAGGGACGTGTGGCCACGAAGCCCGCGAACCTCACGTTCGAGGAAGCTGCGGTGGCACCCATTTCGGGTGTAACCGCGTTGCAGGCTGTCCGCGATGCCGGACAGGTGACGACCGGCCAGAAAGTGCTGATCATCGGTGCTGGCGGAGGAGTCGGGTCCTTTGCGGTGCAGGTGGCGAAGGCATTCGGGGCAGAGGTCACTGGAGTCTGCAGCACCGGAAAAGTGGAGCTGGTCCGGTCCCTCGGCGCTGATCATGTCATCGACTACACCCGGGACGATTTTGCCCGCGCCGGGCAGTATTACGATGTCATCCTGGATACCGCCGGCAACCGGCCGCTCGCGGTTCTGCGGCGCGTGCTGACCCCGCGGGGCACGCTGGTGATCGTCGGCGGCGAGGGCGGTGGGAACCTGACCGGCGGGTTTGAGCGTTCGATGGGTGCGCCGCTGGTGTCACTGTTCTCCGGGCAGAAATTCAAGGGGCTTGTTTCGACGGAAAACTACCGCGATCTCGAGGCGCTGACCATGCTCATTGAAGCCGGCAGTGTGAAGCCTGCCGTGGACAAGGTCTACGCGCTCGTTGAGGCGCCGGCCGCCGTCGAATACATGCACGAAGGGCGCGTCCGCGGCAAGGTTGTTGTCAGCATCTGA
- a CDS encoding HNH endonuclease signature motif containing protein, with product MDSRAAVATAEALAVSFAELAVVLRDGTDSGCSGDADPMRRRADGFLDGLAEISRLDAKSAALKAWLAAGYNSAAEALAGPAASPEDNTGQEMAVVAEVACVLTVSERAAGALLAEARFLTTALPLTLSALQAGTISWQHARIMVDETVNLDPAGAQALEAHFLDPHAVNPARGFAGELIPGRFRHKARTWRERHHPVSIEKRHIKSAADRRLEYAPDRDGMAWLSAYLPADQAAAIWDRATTAARALQGPDEDRNLSQLRADTLATCLLTNNITGGGTGDEGREKTGGIPSPRAQVLITVPVMALLGVTDEPAMLDGYGPIPPSMARHLIADGAESFHRVLIDPRDGAPLEIGRTSYRLTKAQRQWLRLRDGKCPFPGCSNHSLDNEADHLLAWAHGGTTGISNLGQPCRKHHRLRHITGWKPTTATKNEPPGWISPTGRHYQSEHPDWEPPHWPPELLEELRLQHVGAVSPDLPVDSSLPNGQLQDHQ from the coding sequence ATGGATAGCAGAGCAGCGGTGGCGACGGCGGAGGCCCTTGCGGTGTCCTTCGCTGAGCTTGCTGTGGTGCTCCGGGACGGGACCGATTCCGGCTGTTCCGGGGACGCTGATCCTATGCGTCGGCGGGCAGATGGTTTCCTGGACGGGCTGGCCGAGATCTCACGGCTGGACGCGAAAAGTGCCGCCCTGAAGGCCTGGCTGGCCGCCGGTTACAACAGCGCTGCCGAGGCTTTGGCGGGCCCTGCAGCGTCGCCCGAGGACAATACCGGGCAGGAGATGGCCGTGGTCGCGGAGGTCGCGTGTGTGCTGACGGTCAGCGAACGGGCCGCCGGCGCCCTCCTCGCCGAGGCGCGCTTCCTGACCACTGCCCTGCCTTTGACGTTGTCCGCGTTGCAGGCCGGGACGATTTCGTGGCAGCACGCCCGGATCATGGTCGACGAAACCGTGAACTTGGACCCTGCCGGCGCCCAAGCCCTCGAAGCGCATTTCCTGGACCCCCACGCGGTGAATCCGGCACGCGGCTTCGCCGGTGAGCTCATCCCCGGCAGGTTCCGGCACAAGGCCCGCACCTGGCGCGAACGCCACCACCCGGTCAGCATCGAAAAACGCCACATCAAGAGCGCCGCGGACCGGCGCCTGGAGTACGCCCCGGACCGGGACGGCATGGCCTGGCTCAGCGCATACCTCCCCGCGGACCAGGCGGCCGCGATCTGGGACCGCGCCACCACCGCAGCCCGTGCCCTCCAAGGACCGGACGAGGACCGGAACCTCAGCCAGCTCCGCGCCGACACCCTTGCCACCTGTCTCCTGACCAACAACATCACCGGCGGCGGAACCGGTGATGAGGGTAGGGAAAAGACCGGCGGTATTCCATCCCCGCGGGCGCAGGTGTTGATCACGGTCCCGGTCATGGCGCTGCTGGGTGTCACGGATGAGCCGGCCATGCTCGACGGATACGGGCCGATCCCGCCGTCCATGGCCCGCCACTTGATCGCCGACGGCGCCGAATCCTTCCACCGCGTCCTCATCGATCCCCGCGACGGAGCACCGCTCGAGATCGGGCGGACCAGCTACCGGCTCACCAAAGCCCAACGCCAATGGCTACGGTTACGCGACGGGAAGTGCCCGTTCCCCGGCTGCAGCAACCACTCCCTCGACAACGAAGCGGACCACCTCCTCGCCTGGGCCCACGGCGGCACCACCGGGATCAGTAACCTCGGCCAGCCATGCCGCAAGCACCACAGGCTCAGACACATCACCGGTTGGAAACCCACCACCGCCACCAAGAACGAACCACCCGGCTGGATATCACCCACCGGACGCCACTACCAAAGCGAACACCCAGACTGGGAACCACCCCACTGGCCGCCGGAGCTTCTCGAAGAGCTCAGACTTCAACACGTTGGCGCGGTTTCTCCGGACCTGCCCGTCGACTCATCGCTGCCCAATGGCCAGCTGCAGGATCATCAGTGA
- a CDS encoding GNAT family N-acetyltransferase has protein sequence MASTSDILAAYDSQLRRLVPPAVPAGHEYQLLGPLLRVTGQRRGFIESARDAGVEGGMLDRLIVEQRDYFAGRGEAVEWKIRAHDLPVDIESRLLAAGFAPEDRETVLVGETAAMAGDPAVPEGIRVRPVSERGDLERIARMKSMVWGADYSWVASDLHHRLAADPENLVVFVAEASGEVVSAAWLEINPDTDFAGLWGGSTLPAWRGRGIYKALVSARAQVAAARGVKYLQVDASADSEPILRRLGFRAITTATPFVWTPPVRGDSPGAAG, from the coding sequence ATGGCCTCAACCAGCGATATTCTTGCCGCGTACGATTCCCAGCTCCGCCGACTGGTTCCGCCAGCGGTTCCGGCAGGCCACGAGTATCAACTGCTAGGCCCCCTGCTTCGCGTGACCGGACAGCGGCGGGGCTTCATCGAGTCGGCTCGTGATGCCGGCGTGGAGGGCGGAATGCTCGACAGACTGATCGTCGAGCAGCGTGACTACTTTGCCGGCCGCGGGGAAGCCGTCGAGTGGAAGATACGGGCGCATGACCTCCCGGTTGATATTGAGTCCCGGCTTCTGGCCGCGGGCTTCGCACCGGAAGACCGCGAGACCGTCCTGGTGGGTGAGACGGCAGCGATGGCCGGTGATCCGGCGGTCCCCGAAGGCATCCGTGTGAGGCCAGTCTCAGAACGTGGCGACCTGGAGCGGATTGCGCGCATGAAGTCCATGGTGTGGGGCGCTGACTACAGCTGGGTGGCCTCTGACCTGCATCACCGGCTCGCCGCTGACCCGGAAAACCTGGTGGTCTTCGTAGCGGAGGCCTCGGGCGAAGTGGTGTCGGCGGCCTGGCTGGAGATCAATCCGGACACGGACTTCGCCGGTTTGTGGGGCGGGTCAACTTTGCCTGCATGGCGCGGGCGCGGGATCTATAAGGCTCTGGTTTCCGCACGCGCCCAGGTGGCGGCCGCCCGTGGAGTGAAATATCTGCAGGTGGACGCGTCTGCTGACAGTGAGCCGATCCTGCGAAGGTTGGGGTTCAGGGCCATCACCACCGCCACTCCGTTTGTTTGGACTCCTCCTGTGAGGGGCGATAGCCCTGGAGCAGCTGGGTAG
- a CDS encoding urocanate hydratase: MAPADFTTGARPVKAARGTELTAKSWQTEAPLRMLMNNLDPEVAERPDDLVVYGGTGRAVRSWAAFDAITRTLETMESDETLLVQSGKPVGVFRTNEWAPRVLLANSNLVGDWANWPEFRRLEAEGLMMYGQMTAGSWIYIGTQGILQGTFETFAAIARKLTGDEDGTLAGTLTLTGGCGGMGGAQPLAVTLNEGACLIVDVDESHLRRRAGKRYLDEVETDLDTAIAKVLKAKEERRGWSVGYVGNAAEVFPEILRRHRAGELTVDIVTDQTSAHDPLSYLPEGITVAEWHAEAAADPEGFTKKAQASMAKHVQAMVEFQDAGAEVFDYGNSIRDEARKGGYTRAFEFPGFVPAYIRPLFCEGLGPFRWVALSGDPEDIAVTDAAIKELFPENKHLHRWIDAAQERVEFEGLPARICWLGYGDRAKAGLLFNQLVKDGKVKAPIVIGRDHLDSGSVASPYRETEAMADGSDAIADWPLLNALLNTASGATWVSIHHGGGVGIGRSIHAGQVSVADGTDLAAQKLERLLTNDPGMGVIRHADAGYDRATDVAKERGVRIPMQEGITK, encoded by the coding sequence ATGGCACCCGCCGATTTCACCACCGGTGCCCGCCCGGTCAAAGCTGCCCGCGGCACCGAGCTCACCGCCAAGAGCTGGCAGACAGAAGCCCCGCTGCGCATGCTCATGAACAACCTGGACCCCGAGGTCGCGGAGCGCCCGGATGATCTGGTGGTTTACGGCGGGACCGGCCGCGCCGTCCGGTCCTGGGCGGCGTTCGATGCGATCACCCGCACCCTCGAAACCATGGAAAGCGACGAGACGCTGCTGGTCCAGTCCGGCAAGCCGGTCGGTGTGTTCCGGACCAACGAATGGGCGCCGCGGGTGCTGTTGGCGAACTCGAACCTCGTGGGCGACTGGGCCAACTGGCCCGAATTCCGCCGTCTCGAGGCCGAGGGCCTCATGATGTACGGCCAGATGACCGCCGGGTCCTGGATCTACATCGGCACCCAGGGCATCCTGCAGGGCACCTTCGAGACCTTCGCCGCGATCGCCCGGAAGCTCACCGGCGACGAGGACGGCACCCTCGCCGGGACCCTGACCCTCACTGGCGGCTGCGGCGGCATGGGCGGTGCCCAGCCACTCGCGGTCACCCTGAACGAAGGCGCCTGCCTGATCGTCGACGTTGACGAAAGCCACCTGCGCCGCCGCGCCGGCAAACGCTACCTCGACGAGGTCGAAACCGACCTCGACACCGCCATCGCCAAGGTCCTCAAAGCCAAGGAAGAGCGCCGCGGCTGGTCCGTCGGGTACGTCGGGAACGCCGCGGAGGTCTTCCCCGAGATCCTGCGCCGCCACCGTGCGGGCGAGCTCACGGTCGATATCGTCACGGACCAGACCTCCGCCCATGACCCGCTGTCCTACCTCCCCGAAGGCATCACGGTCGCCGAGTGGCACGCCGAGGCCGCCGCCGACCCGGAAGGCTTCACCAAAAAGGCCCAGGCCTCCATGGCGAAGCACGTCCAGGCCATGGTCGAGTTCCAGGACGCCGGCGCCGAGGTCTTCGACTACGGCAACTCCATCCGCGACGAGGCCCGCAAGGGCGGCTACACCCGCGCGTTCGAATTCCCCGGCTTCGTCCCGGCCTACATCCGGCCGCTGTTCTGCGAGGGTCTGGGCCCGTTCCGCTGGGTGGCACTCTCCGGTGACCCCGAGGACATCGCGGTCACCGATGCGGCCATCAAGGAACTCTTCCCCGAGAACAAGCACCTGCACCGCTGGATCGATGCGGCCCAGGAACGGGTGGAGTTCGAAGGCCTGCCGGCCCGGATCTGCTGGCTCGGCTACGGCGACCGCGCCAAGGCCGGCCTGCTGTTCAACCAGCTCGTCAAGGACGGCAAAGTCAAGGCACCCATCGTGATCGGCCGCGACCACCTCGACTCCGGCTCCGTCGCCTCCCCCTACCGCGAAACCGAAGCAATGGCCGACGGCTCCGACGCCATCGCGGACTGGCCGCTGCTCAACGCCCTGCTCAACACCGCCTCCGGCGCCACCTGGGTCTCCATCCACCACGGCGGCGGCGTCGGCATCGGCCGCTCCATCCACGCCGGCCAGGTCTCCGTCGCCGACGGCACCGACCTCGCCGCCCAGAAACTCGAACGCCTCCTCACCAACGACCCCGGCATGGGCGTCATCCGCCACGCCGACGCCGGCTACGACCGCGCCACCGACGTCGCCAAAGAACGCGGCGTCCGCATCCCCATGCAAGAAGGAATCACAAAGTGA
- the hutH gene encoding histidine ammonia-lyase, translated as MTITTHSPLTVTLGSSGVTPEDVVAVARHNAQVTIAQEALDTVAKVRAHIDELAHSETPAYGISTGFGALANRHIPSELRTQLQKSLIRSHAAGMGPAVEREVVRGIMFLRAKTLASGRTGVRPVVLQTMVDVLNAGITPVVREFGSLGCSGDLAPLSHCALVLMGEGEAEGPDGVTYGGRGEAPVAELLAGHGIEPVTLAEKEGLALVNGTEGMLGMLLMAIADLRQLLTTADITAALSVEALLGTDQVFVPELHAALRPHPGQAASADNMLRVLSNSPIVASHRVGDSKVQDAYSLRCAPQVAGAARDTVDYAALVASRELAAAIDNPVVLPDGRVSSNGNFHGAPVAYVLDFLAIAVADLSSIAERRTDRMLDPARSHGLPAFLAADPGVDSGLMIAQYTQAGLVSDNKRLAVPASVDSIPSSAMQEDHVSMGWHAARKLRKAVENLRRVLAIELVTSARAIDMRTQLSDGELLPGPAGAAVIGVLRSVVEGPGTDRFLSPELEAADRLVASGRVREAAESAVGILA; from the coding sequence GTGACCATCACCACCCACTCACCGCTCACCGTCACTCTCGGCTCCAGCGGCGTCACGCCCGAGGACGTTGTCGCCGTCGCCCGCCACAACGCCCAGGTGACCATCGCCCAGGAGGCGCTGGACACGGTGGCGAAGGTCCGCGCGCACATCGACGAACTCGCGCACAGTGAGACCCCCGCCTACGGCATCTCCACCGGCTTCGGCGCGCTGGCCAACCGGCACATCCCCAGCGAGCTGCGCACCCAGCTGCAGAAATCGCTGATCCGAAGCCACGCCGCCGGCATGGGCCCGGCCGTGGAACGCGAGGTGGTCCGCGGCATTATGTTCCTGCGGGCCAAGACACTGGCCTCTGGCCGCACGGGCGTCCGCCCCGTCGTCCTGCAGACCATGGTGGACGTACTCAACGCCGGCATCACCCCGGTGGTCCGCGAATTCGGCTCGCTTGGCTGCTCCGGCGACCTCGCCCCGCTGTCCCACTGCGCCCTGGTGCTGATGGGCGAGGGTGAAGCGGAAGGGCCCGACGGCGTGACGTACGGCGGGCGGGGTGAGGCGCCTGTCGCCGAGCTGCTCGCCGGGCACGGCATCGAGCCGGTCACCCTCGCCGAAAAGGAAGGCCTGGCGCTGGTCAACGGCACCGAGGGCATGCTGGGCATGCTCCTGATGGCCATCGCGGACCTTCGCCAACTGCTCACGACGGCGGATATCACCGCCGCGCTCAGCGTCGAGGCGCTGCTGGGTACGGACCAGGTTTTTGTGCCGGAGCTGCATGCGGCCTTGCGTCCGCACCCCGGCCAGGCCGCCAGCGCGGACAACATGCTGCGTGTGCTGTCGAACTCGCCGATCGTGGCCTCGCACCGCGTGGGGGATTCCAAAGTCCAGGACGCCTACTCGCTGCGCTGCGCGCCCCAGGTGGCCGGGGCCGCGCGGGACACGGTGGACTACGCCGCCCTGGTGGCATCCCGTGAACTGGCCGCGGCCATCGACAACCCGGTGGTCCTGCCGGACGGCCGGGTCAGTTCCAACGGCAACTTCCATGGCGCACCGGTGGCTTATGTCCTGGACTTCCTGGCCATCGCCGTCGCCGACCTGAGTTCGATCGCCGAACGCCGCACGGACCGGATGCTTGACCCGGCGCGTTCGCACGGGCTGCCGGCGTTCTTGGCCGCGGATCCGGGTGTGGACTCGGGGCTGATGATCGCCCAGTACACGCAGGCCGGGCTGGTCTCGGACAACAAGCGGCTGGCCGTCCCGGCGTCGGTGGATTCCATCCCCAGCTCCGCCATGCAGGAGGACCACGTGTCCATGGGCTGGCATGCGGCCCGTAAGCTGCGCAAGGCCGTGGAGAACCTCCGCCGTGTCCTGGCCATCGAACTGGTGACGAGCGCCCGCGCCATCGACATGCGGACGCAGCTGTCCGACGGCGAGCTCCTCCCCGGCCCGGCAGGCGCTGCCGTGATCGGGGTGCTGCGGTCCGTCGTCGAAGGCCCCGGAACCGACCGGTTCCTGTCACCTGAGCTGGAGGCGGCTGACCGTTTGGTTGCCTCCGGCAGGGTCCGGGAGGCCGCCGAATCCGCCGTCGGAATTCTTGCCTGA
- a CDS encoding IclR family transcriptional regulator, translating into MTEGTVESSAVLPSAEARPEAGTEPRVTSKVPAAENTLRILKLLASKRGPMAASSIATSLGLPRSSVYHLLGVMEANGFVLHLHEEQRYGLGISAFELSSAYSRQEPLSRLGRPLLASLVDVIGESAHLAVLHGRDVLYIVEERAKNRPSLVTDVGVRLPSHLTASGRAILAALPKSQVRALYPNAEAFTARHEVEGAIMKYSALSSHLDQVRQRGYATEHGEVTPGFGSIAAAVTDHVGWPTAAVAVTFLEDKLPADQWPALAARVQKVADELSVRIHGRPAK; encoded by the coding sequence ATGACGGAGGGCACAGTGGAGTCGAGTGCAGTGTTGCCGAGCGCGGAAGCCAGGCCAGAGGCGGGCACTGAACCAAGGGTGACGTCCAAAGTCCCCGCCGCCGAGAACACCCTGCGTATCCTCAAGCTGCTGGCCTCGAAGCGGGGGCCGATGGCGGCGTCGAGCATTGCCACATCCTTGGGGTTGCCGCGCTCCAGCGTCTACCACCTCCTGGGGGTGATGGAGGCGAACGGCTTTGTCCTCCATCTGCACGAGGAGCAGCGCTACGGGCTGGGCATCAGTGCCTTCGAGCTGAGCTCGGCGTATTCGCGGCAGGAACCGCTGTCCCGCCTGGGCCGGCCGCTGCTGGCGTCGCTGGTGGACGTCATCGGTGAGAGCGCGCACCTGGCCGTGCTCCACGGCCGCGACGTGCTCTACATCGTGGAGGAACGGGCCAAGAACCGCCCCTCCCTGGTGACCGACGTCGGCGTCCGGCTTCCCAGCCACCTCACCGCCAGCGGCCGCGCCATTCTCGCCGCACTGCCCAAGTCGCAGGTCCGGGCGCTTTACCCGAATGCCGAGGCCTTCACCGCCCGGCATGAAGTGGAGGGCGCCATCATGAAGTACTCCGCGCTGTCCTCGCACCTGGACCAAGTGAGGCAGCGCGGCTACGCCACCGAACATGGCGAGGTGACGCCCGGCTTCGGCTCGATCGCCGCCGCTGTCACGGACCACGTGGGATGGCCGACGGCGGCAGTCGCCGTCACGTTCCTCGAGGACAAACTGCCGGCGGACCAATGGCCGGCGCTCGCCGCGCGGGTCCAGAAAGTAGCGGACGAACTCTCCGTCCGCATCCACGGCCGCCCTGCCAAGTAG
- a CDS encoding helix-turn-helix transcriptional regulator yields MVKPTRVTNSIRRLRFERGEMTQAELAERVGVTRQTVIAIEQGRYSPSLEMAFQIAHVLSVPLEDVFQYPNHQGDAS; encoded by the coding sequence GTGGTGAAGCCAACGCGGGTGACCAATTCCATCCGCCGCCTGCGGTTCGAACGGGGCGAGATGACGCAGGCCGAACTCGCCGAACGTGTGGGCGTCACCCGCCAGACCGTCATCGCCATAGAACAGGGCCGGTACTCACCGTCCCTGGAGATGGCGTTCCAGATCGCCCATGTGCTCAGCGTGCCGCTTGAGGACGTGTTCCAGTACCCGAATCATCAAGGAGACGCATCATGA
- a CDS encoding tripartite tricarboxylate transporter permease — protein sequence MDVFSSLMDGFATALTPMNFLYAVIGVVLGTAVGVLPGLGPAMTVALLLPVTYALEPTSAFIMFAGIYYGGMYGGSTTSILLNTPGESSSVVTAIEGNKMAKAGRAAQALATAAIGSFVAGTIGTALLAVCAPVVVQFAVSLGSPSYFAIMVLALLAVTAVLGSSRLRGFASLGLGLAIGLVGLDVVTGQARLTFGVPLLADGLDIVVVAVAIFAVGEALWVAAHLRRNPLQVIPVGRPWMGKQDWKRSWKPWLRGTAFGFPFGALPAGGAEIPTFLSYVTEKKLSKHPEEFGKGAIEGVAGPEAANNAAAAGTLTPMLALGLPTNATAAVMLAAFTQYGIQPGPQLFESEGPLVWALIASLFIGNFLLLIINLPLAPMWAKLLQIPRPYLYAGILFFATLGAYSVNLQAFDLVLLLALGALGFMMRRFGLPVLPLILGVILGPRIEKQLRQTLQLSAGDPAGLWSEPIAVGIYIIIALILLWPLLFKLIRRNRPAAVPAGVPATRSGASEPTDASGGSASQGSHRATTGGDGDGDG from the coding sequence ATGGATGTCTTCTCCTCCCTGATGGACGGCTTTGCCACCGCCCTCACCCCCATGAATTTCCTCTACGCCGTGATCGGCGTCGTCCTGGGTACCGCCGTCGGCGTCCTCCCGGGCCTCGGCCCGGCCATGACCGTTGCGCTCCTGCTTCCGGTCACGTACGCCCTGGAACCCACCAGCGCCTTCATCATGTTCGCCGGCATCTACTACGGCGGCATGTACGGCGGCTCCACCACTTCCATCCTGCTGAATACGCCGGGTGAATCGTCGTCCGTGGTCACGGCCATCGAAGGCAACAAGATGGCGAAAGCCGGCAGGGCCGCGCAGGCGCTGGCGACGGCGGCCATCGGCTCGTTCGTGGCCGGCACCATCGGCACCGCCCTCCTCGCAGTCTGCGCGCCGGTGGTGGTGCAGTTCGCCGTCAGCCTGGGATCGCCCAGCTATTTTGCCATCATGGTCCTGGCCCTGCTGGCGGTCACCGCTGTCCTGGGCTCCTCGCGGCTTCGGGGCTTCGCATCCCTTGGCCTTGGCCTCGCCATCGGCCTGGTGGGCCTGGACGTGGTCACGGGCCAGGCCAGGCTCACCTTCGGTGTGCCGCTCCTGGCGGACGGTCTGGACATCGTGGTGGTTGCGGTGGCCATCTTCGCCGTGGGCGAGGCACTGTGGGTTGCCGCGCACCTGCGCCGCAACCCCCTGCAGGTCATTCCCGTGGGACGACCGTGGATGGGAAAGCAGGACTGGAAGCGGTCCTGGAAGCCCTGGCTCCGCGGCACCGCCTTCGGCTTCCCCTTCGGTGCACTTCCGGCCGGCGGGGCCGAGATTCCCACGTTCCTCTCCTATGTCACCGAGAAGAAGCTCAGCAAGCACCCAGAGGAGTTCGGCAAAGGCGCCATCGAGGGTGTGGCCGGTCCGGAAGCGGCCAACAACGCTGCCGCAGCCGGCACGCTGACGCCCATGCTGGCCCTGGGCCTGCCCACCAACGCCACGGCCGCCGTGATGCTGGCAGCGTTCACGCAGTACGGCATCCAGCCAGGGCCGCAGCTGTTCGAAAGCGAGGGACCGCTGGTATGGGCCCTCATCGCGAGCCTGTTCATCGGCAACTTCCTGCTTCTGATCATCAACCTGCCGCTGGCACCGATGTGGGCGAAGCTCCTGCAGATCCCGCGGCCCTACCTGTACGCCGGCATCCTGTTCTTTGCCACCCTGGGCGCCTACTCCGTGAACCTGCAGGCGTTCGACCTGGTGCTCCTGCTGGCGCTCGGCGCGCTGGGCTTCATGATGCGGCGCTTCGGGCTTCCCGTCCTGCCGCTCATCCTCGGCGTCATCCTCGGACCGCGCATCGAAAAGCAGCTCCGCCAGACGCTGCAGCTCAGCGCCGGCGACCCCGCCGGCCTCTGGAGTGAGCCGATCGCCGTCGGCATTTACATCATCATCGCCCTGATCCTCCTGTGGCCGCTGCTGTTCAAGCTGATCCGCCGGAACCGGCCGGCAGCAGTGCCGGCAGGGGTGCCCGCCACCCGCTCCGGCGCATCCGAACCGACGGATGCCTCGGGTGGCAGCGCCAGCCAGGGCAGCCACCGTGCCACCACTGGCGGCGACGGGGACGGCGACGGCTAA
- a CDS encoding universal stress protein — translation MTIVVGYVPTPEGEAALTQAIAEARKSNTTLLVINSSKGDALVDNRYAQESEMQGIDARLAAHGIDHVIKQPVRGHDAAAEVLDAAEEHNAELIVIGLRRRTPVGKLIMGSTSQRILLEADCPVLAVKAGMAG, via the coding sequence ATGACGATTGTGGTGGGATACGTCCCTACCCCGGAGGGCGAAGCGGCCCTGACCCAGGCCATCGCCGAGGCCAGGAAGAGCAATACCACCCTGCTGGTCATCAACTCCTCCAAGGGTGATGCCCTGGTGGACAACCGGTACGCCCAGGAGTCCGAAATGCAGGGCATCGACGCGCGCCTGGCCGCCCACGGGATCGACCACGTGATCAAGCAGCCGGTCCGCGGCCACGATGCGGCAGCGGAGGTTCTTGATGCCGCGGAGGAGCACAACGCCGAGCTCATCGTGATCGGTCTGCGCCGCCGCACCCCGGTGGGCAAACTGATCATGGGCAGCACGTCGCAGCGGATCCTGCTCGAGGCGGACTGTCCCGTTCTGGCCGTCAAAGCGGGCATGGCGGGCTGA